A window of Benincasa hispida cultivar B227 chromosome 9, ASM972705v1, whole genome shotgun sequence genomic DNA:
atcatcattttgtgtggttcttttaaaatttgaatgattagaacgaccactatgaaaataataactatttcttcttctgccagggtcacgacctcgaccacgaccacttcctcgaccatgattattaacattcacaacattcactttacAGAATGATGTTGTTCTAGTTGGTCGAGATTTGTGGTTCttcattaataactcgttattttgttcggccacaagaagacatgaaattagttcacaatattgtttaaaacctttctctcaatattgttgctgtaggagcatattcgagacaggaaatgtagaaaatgtcttctctaaaatatcaacatcagtaattttctctccgcataacaagaattatgaactaattttaaataatgcgaaattgtaatcacttagttttttaaaatcttgtagtctcaaatgcatccactcataatgagctttaggaagaataaatattttttttatgatcatacctctctttcaaatttttcaacaAGATATAGAGATCTTTTATTGtgagatactccattttcactCCCTCGTGGGATGATAACGAAGGAAAATCATGGCTTTTGCTTTGTTCTGACTGAATGTCGTAttatttctttaattgtttcccCTAAGCTCATAGCATCTAGGGGGATTTTGGCAtcgagcacccatgacaaatactCATTGGCTATGAATTCTAATTTCGTAATGtttgtcatggcaacactatcacaaaatattgtatttatattagaaatttaatagatattaaacaTGCAAactaacattaaatttattaattataaagaaGCGGAAAAAAATGACATACTTGGAGGACCTACCTTCAGCGGAAAAAACAATAAGAGCTCgtgttgataacgtgttgtaaaattgaggagcacaatggaacaaaatatgaagaaaatataatataataaaaaatatatttaaaagaaaataaaagaactaaataattaaattaaataaagaaaattataggaaatgggaaaatatagaaatttctTCTAAGCCTTTTAGATTTCTTACCAATATGTGTGTGTCTTACAAAACTCACTAAATGACACCATTTATAGGCAACTTGACTAGTAGGATGTGAATTACATGGACACTTGGGGAAATAGAGATATGACACAAGGTCAAcggacactaagcatgagcatctaatagacatttattatcataatatttattgtAAGAGTCACATTAATGCCAATAAAAAAAGACTTTTGATACATATTACCTAAAGAAAAAAGAGTTACACAATTGActaaattttcctatttttcacCTGAACTACCTaatgaattattattttatttcaaagtcTGGTCCAATTATCTTTTACAACTCTTTTTACTAatcacttttttaaaattatataataatattaataccaaattaaaagaaaagtttgTTGTGATTATGAACTTAATTCCCAaagcaatttttctttttaaaatctacACAaggaaattttcttaaaaaatctaaaatttgttTCACTCATAAATGAAAGCAAGAATCAACGTAATGTTTTAAAtgagaaaacaaaatatatttattatgtacaacactatatatttgaattttctaaaaataagcaAAGGTATATTTAATAAGTGTATGATCAAGAtgatttatataatatatcgtTTTGTATACCGAACAATATatgtatttacattttttagtaTATTTGTAAACACATCAAAAAATAAACTatggtatatatgatatgtatttaaatacatatattGTTCTACTTATAGTTGAGATTTCAATAGAGAAGTTATCAATTTTCAACAAgtaatatagaaaaaaaaaatgaaatctcctaaaataaagaaaatattaattcaagCATTAAATGAATATCAATtagaattaataaataataaaaaaagttaaaccTAAAAAATGgcaaataagaaaaaaattaaatattttgaaaatggattGATGAGAGAGAACGAAATTATGATgtctcaaaaattaaaattgttatagAATTAATAGTAAATCTAGAAATgatgtattttttatttcaaaatattataaaactAAAAGATGAAAGGGAATAtatcaaaagattaaaaatgtcACTAAGTGTTATTAAAATCTAGTtatgaaataatattaaattttaagacATTAGTGAAATAGAAGTGATGATAAATAGTAGACTAATTCTCTATAAAaaactttctaaaaaaattatattcttACAATAGGAGACAGAAACTATACTTTATGTCATGATCGTTATGGGACCAAATTGGATGATGTTTTCATAATGATCATTATGGAAcgattaagttttatttaatctcaaattaaacatgctaATCTCAAAGCTAAAAATGTTCTAAAAAATACATTATCAGTTGAAATCATACAATAAAAGAGGGACATCACAGTAATGCTTTGACCGCCGTGTAGCCTCCATCGACAACCAAGTCTTGACCACTTATATAAACTGATTCATCGGATGCAAGAAACAGAGCAGCCTCAGCTATATGGCTAGCCTTCAACACCACACCCTTCAAGCTTGCCTTTGAACAAACAATCTCTTCAAACTCAGTCGCTTCCAAGTTCAAACCTCGAATAGTCATCGGTGTCGCCACCCCATGTGGCGAAACGCAGTTCACCCTAATCCCGTATGCCCCGAGCTCCCCGCAACTCGACCTCACCACCCCCAATACTGCATGTTTTGAGCTTGTGTATGACATATACGATAAATTCACGGCAATTTGCGCTGCCGTGCTCGCCACACAAATGATCGACCCTCGTATATTTTGCTTCACCATTGCCCGTGCAGCATGCTTGATCGTCGCAACCACCTTTAATTTTAACAATACATGTTAAGAACATTTTAATGCATATCATAACTTTTCAACACTTATGGTCCCATTTGATAATggattcaattttttgttttgtgaaTTAAAGTTCATAAACATTACTTTCATCTCTATATTTCTCTATCTTGTTATTCACTTTgtaactatatttttaaaaaacgaaGACTCTGTTTGGCCACTAtttcgttttttcttttttatttttgaaaatcaagtctattttttcttcatttcttacgatgatttgcatatttcttacgtatattgttgaattcttagccaaatttcaaaaataaaaacaaaattttaaaagctattttttttagttttgaaaatttggctTACTTTTTTTACACCATTGGTAAAATGTAGATAACATAGGAATAAATTTGGAGTTAGATATAGTGTTTGtgggcttaattttaaaaaacaaaaacaaaaaaccaaacaaTTACCAATAGGAATAAGTTTTTTGCTTTTAAAAGattgttattattttctcaCAATTTCTTTACCTTGATTCACTATggccatttggtaaccattttattttttgattttgcttttgaa
This region includes:
- the LOC120086279 gene encoding short-chain dehydrogenase reductase 3b-like translates to MSIPTRRLHGKVAIITGAANGIGEETARVFAANGAFVVVADIDDELGQQVVASIGIDQASFCHCDVRDEKQVEEMVSYTVQKHGRLDILVSNAGIAGASSSILELDMSNFDNVISTNVRGVVATIKHAARAMVKQNIRGSIICVASTAAQIAVNLSYMSYTSSKHAVLGVVRSSCGELGAYGIRVNCVSPHGVATPMTIRGLNLEATEFEEIVCSKASLKGVVLKASHIAEAALFLASDESVYISGQDLVVDGGYTAVKALL